The Halogeometricum rufum genome has a segment encoding these proteins:
- a CDS encoding CBS domain-containing protein, with translation MEQKRTPVARLMTSGVHTVTADETVADAATRLLEQGVGSLVVVDGDDQPVGMFTTTDLAEFAADTAAGDDVTVSKYMTERVVTISVRDSLSDAAARMLGNGIHHLPVTDDDGVVGMLSTMDLTAHFSYTGGSDMV, from the coding sequence ATGGAACAGAAACGAACTCCGGTCGCGCGGCTGATGACGTCCGGCGTCCACACCGTCACGGCCGACGAGACGGTGGCGGACGCCGCAACGAGGCTGCTGGAGCAGGGCGTCGGCTCGCTCGTCGTCGTCGACGGGGACGACCAACCGGTCGGGATGTTCACGACCACCGACCTCGCCGAGTTCGCGGCCGACACCGCGGCGGGCGACGACGTGACAGTCTCGAAGTACATGACCGAACGGGTCGTCACCATCAGCGTTCGCGACTCGCTGTCGGACGCCGCCGCCCGGATGCTCGGCAACGGCATCCACCACCTCCCGGTCACCGACGACGACGGCGTCGTCGGGATGCTGTCGACGATGGACCTCACCGCCCACTTCTCGTACACGGGCGGGAGCGACATGGTCTGA
- a CDS encoding lipopolysaccharide biosynthesis protein: protein MATETPEDGIPDDEREALLTIGHGAVVTSGGQSLQRAVTTATEYVLAQGFGPVVYGVYAFAWRITQLLFRLVNFGSVQTLQRYLSADGEDSDRRGRVVGLAYLTTLVVGVGLAGGLILGSGWLNDATVSHPDFPPTVGLFAVLVVLVGVVRVHAGVLRAVRSARGEVLFNRVLRPAVRLAGAAGAVVVGYSVVGVAGAFVVGMAALALAGFPIVVSATGIRPALGGLRAEARRFYNHSGPIALSSLGKVFQNRVDVMLVGFLLTASAAGVYNVVLVLVSLAWIPLLSFNMLLPPVASRLYADDEMDTLDAVYTAVTRLIVTCVVPILAVLVVYGRAVLAAFGPNFTAGYVPLVVYLGGVLVGSAVGATGWLLMMTDHQYARMALDWLLAVLNTLLTFAFVEAFGLPGAALGTAVAIAVQNGVQVVLLRRFEGLWPFDATFLKPLGAGVAAGAVMLLLRETLPGHAGVAVGLLLGAATYVGTLVSLGVNDRDRLVVGTLAARYRRAITATVRARRSRRSRGD, encoded by the coding sequence GTGGCGACCGAGACACCCGAGGACGGAATCCCAGACGACGAACGCGAGGCGTTGCTGACTATCGGTCACGGCGCGGTCGTCACCTCCGGCGGCCAGTCCCTCCAACGAGCGGTGACGACGGCGACCGAGTACGTGCTCGCGCAGGGGTTCGGGCCGGTCGTCTACGGCGTCTACGCGTTCGCGTGGCGAATCACGCAACTGCTGTTTCGGCTCGTGAACTTCGGGTCGGTCCAGACGCTCCAGCGGTACCTCTCGGCCGACGGCGAGGATTCGGACCGACGAGGGCGGGTGGTCGGACTGGCGTATCTGACGACGCTCGTCGTCGGCGTCGGACTCGCCGGCGGGTTGATTCTCGGTAGCGGGTGGCTCAACGACGCGACGGTCTCGCATCCGGACTTCCCGCCGACGGTCGGTCTGTTCGCGGTGCTGGTGGTCCTCGTCGGGGTGGTCAGGGTTCACGCCGGCGTCCTCAGGGCGGTGCGGTCGGCCCGCGGCGAGGTGCTGTTCAACCGCGTCCTCCGCCCGGCAGTCAGACTGGCGGGCGCCGCGGGCGCGGTGGTCGTCGGCTACTCGGTCGTCGGCGTCGCCGGCGCGTTCGTCGTCGGGATGGCCGCCCTCGCGCTCGCGGGGTTCCCGATAGTCGTCTCGGCGACCGGCATCCGACCCGCGCTGGGCGGCCTGCGCGCGGAGGCGCGGCGGTTCTACAACCACTCGGGACCCATCGCGCTGAGCAGCCTCGGCAAGGTGTTCCAGAACCGCGTGGACGTGATGCTGGTGGGGTTCCTGCTGACCGCGAGCGCGGCGGGCGTCTACAACGTCGTGCTCGTCTTGGTGTCGCTGGCGTGGATTCCGCTCCTCTCGTTCAACATGCTCCTGCCGCCGGTCGCGTCGAGGCTGTACGCCGACGACGAGATGGACACGCTCGACGCGGTGTACACGGCGGTGACGCGCCTCATCGTCACCTGCGTCGTCCCGATTCTCGCCGTGCTGGTCGTCTACGGGCGGGCGGTTCTGGCCGCGTTCGGCCCGAACTTCACGGCCGGGTACGTGCCGCTCGTGGTCTACCTCGGCGGCGTGCTGGTCGGGAGCGCCGTCGGTGCGACGGGCTGGCTGCTGATGATGACCGACCACCAGTACGCCCGGATGGCGCTGGACTGGCTGTTGGCCGTGCTGAACACGCTTCTCACGTTCGCGTTCGTCGAGGCGTTCGGCCTGCCGGGGGCGGCGCTCGGCACGGCCGTCGCCATCGCCGTCCAGAACGGCGTTCAGGTCGTCCTCCTGCGGCGCTTCGAGGGGCTGTGGCCGTTCGACGCGACGTTCCTCAAACCGCTCGGCGCCGGCGTCGCGGCGGGAGCGGTGATGCTCCTCCTCCGCGAGACGCTGCCCGGACACGCCGGCGTCGCCGTCGGACTCCTGCTGGGCGCCGCGACGTACGTCGGTACTCTCGTGTCGCTCGGCGTCAACGACCGCGACCGCCTCGTGGTGGGGACGCTGGCCGCCCGGTATCGGCGGGCGATAACCGCGACCGTCCGCGCCCGTCGCTCCCGGCGGTCCCGCGGGGAC
- a CDS encoding type 1 glutamine amidotransferase: MILVLDNAVEGGYMAGEVARLLPGEDVETYNYPNGEADPSFEGVDGVVVGGSGAGVYDEPDQPWITRQKAYVERALDEGIPLLGICFGHQLVNEVLGGTVVDSGESRGRLVEASLADVPLFEGVEPVVPVLHSDVVTEPGEGMDVVGTADYNEYFATRHRERPVWTVQYHPEFTPEIRPEYSDYWTETEHSFDDSTATRTLENFARFCRRPATASD; this comes from the coding sequence GTGATACTGGTACTGGACAACGCGGTCGAAGGCGGGTACATGGCCGGCGAAGTCGCCCGTCTGTTGCCCGGAGAGGACGTGGAGACGTACAACTATCCGAACGGCGAGGCCGACCCGTCGTTCGAGGGCGTCGACGGCGTGGTCGTCGGCGGAAGCGGGGCCGGCGTCTACGACGAACCCGACCAGCCGTGGATCACGCGCCAGAAGGCGTACGTCGAGCGCGCTCTCGACGAGGGGATTCCCCTGCTCGGAATCTGCTTCGGCCACCAACTGGTGAACGAGGTTCTCGGGGGTACCGTCGTCGACAGCGGAGAGTCCCGGGGCCGCCTCGTCGAAGCGTCGCTGGCGGACGTCCCCCTGTTCGAGGGCGTCGAGCCCGTCGTTCCGGTCCTCCACTCCGACGTCGTGACCGAACCGGGCGAGGGGATGGACGTCGTGGGGACCGCCGACTACAACGAGTACTTCGCGACGCGTCACCGCGAGCGCCCCGTCTGGACCGTCCAGTACCACCCCGAGTTCACGCCCGAAATCCGCCCGGAGTACAGCGACTACTGGACGGAGACCGAGCACTCGTTCGACGACTCCACGGCGACGCGGACGCTGGAGAACTTCGCGCGGTTCTGTCGGCGACCGGCGACGGCGAGCGACTGA